The Erwinia sorbitola nucleotide sequence TTCACCTTTATGCTGAACTTTATTCAGCTGACGCTCCAGCTTGTTAATCAGATCGTTGATAGCTGTATACATATCTTCATGCTTCGCGCTGGCGATCAGCGGGCCGTTTGGCGTATTGATAGTCGCATCGGCAACAAATTCTTTCGGCTCCTTCGACAGAACTATGTGCGGGTTAATCAGATGAGTTTGCCACTTTTCAAGCTTGGCGAGACGGTCTTCGACATGTTGGCGGATTGCCGCAGTAATTTCCATTTGCTTGCTGGTAATGTTCAGAACCATAGTGCTTACCTCTCTGTCATTTCCGTCTTGGTGAATCCAGCATACCGTGAAAGAGATGAAAATGTGTGATCAAAATCACGTTTTTTTGTCACTTTTTGTCAAGGAGGATAAATCTGTGAGATGGGCGGATAAATATGGCCTGGAGGGTTGTATAGAGGCATCTTCAATGGCATGGTTGACAGGTTAACCCGGCTGGAAATTTGACTAATTGTCATTGTTTTAGCAAAAAAAATGGCAGCCTCAGGCTGCCATTTTT carries:
- the raiA gene encoding ribosome-associated translation inhibitor RaiA, with amino-acid sequence MVLNITSKQMEITAAIRQHVEDRLAKLEKWQTHLINPHIVLSKEPKEFVADATINTPNGPLIASAKHEDMYTAINDLINKLERQLNKVQHKGEARRAAASVKDLSVVETETEADEE